From Phenylobacterium montanum, the proteins below share one genomic window:
- the rpsT gene encoding 30S ribosomal protein S20: MANNPGAKKAIRKIARRTEVNKSRRSRVRTYLRKFEESVASGDVAKAKAAFVEAQSELMRAVGKGVVHKNTGARKVSRLAAQLKKLATA, from the coding sequence ATGGCCAATAACCCCGGCGCCAAGAAGGCGATCCGCAAGATCGCCCGCCGCACTGAGGTCAACAAGTCCCGCCGCTCGCGCGTGCGCACCTATCTGCGCAAGTTCGAAGAAAGCGTCGCCAGCGGCGACGTGGCCAAGGCGAAGGCCGCCTTCGTCGAGGCGCAATCCGAGCTGATGCGCGCTGTCGGCAAGGGTGTGGTGCACAAGAACACCGGCGCCCGCAAGGTGTCGCGTCTGGCCGCCCAGCTGAAGAAGCTCGCGACCGCGTAA
- a CDS encoding phosphatase PAP2 family protein, whose product MFPRELILTMPYIYLWFSQKTPESRARLVAGLGGAILSIGLARLIAHFAPFEVRPMYDAASGFHKLAVDRAADMEGWSAFPSDTAAFSIALTLGLFTVSRTASVALTLLSMAFFGLARVYLGIHYPLDVAAGWLIGGLAAALAQTPPIRGLAGSALRVEARAPPLFYACAAMVLTETGQMFDNVRDALHLLHMIA is encoded by the coding sequence GTGTTTCCGCGCGAACTGATCCTGACAATGCCTTACATCTATTTGTGGTTCTCCCAGAAGACGCCGGAAAGTCGGGCGAGGCTCGTGGCCGGCCTCGGCGGCGCGATCCTGTCGATCGGCCTGGCGCGGCTCATAGCCCACTTCGCGCCCTTCGAGGTGCGGCCGATGTACGATGCGGCCAGCGGCTTTCACAAACTGGCCGTCGACCGGGCCGCCGACATGGAGGGCTGGAGCGCCTTCCCCAGCGACACGGCCGCCTTCTCGATCGCCTTGACCCTCGGCCTCTTCACCGTCAGCCGCACGGCTTCGGTGGCCCTGACCCTGCTCAGCATGGCCTTCTTCGGTCTGGCGCGGGTCTATCTCGGCATCCACTATCCGCTCGACGTGGCCGCCGGCTGGCTGATCGGCGGTCTCGCGGCCGCCCTGGCGCAGACGCCGCCCATCCGAGGGCTCGCGGGGTCGGCCCTGCGCGTCGAGGCGCGGGCGCCGCCGCTGTTCTATGCCTGCGCGGCCATGGTGCTCACCGAAACCGGCCAGATGTTCGACAATGTCCGCGACGCCTTGCACCTGCTGCATATGATCGCGTGA
- the dnaN gene encoding DNA polymerase III subunit beta: MQLTIERAALLKALGHVQSVVERRNTIPILSNVLLSTSRDALALSATDLDMEIIDETPGRVDQPGQITAPAHTLYEIVRKLPEGAEVELRYSGEDPRLTIAAGRSRFNLPVLPAGDFPVMSSDGLSSSLSIDTVDLMRLIDKTRFAISTEETRYYLNGLYLHTVVDGGVTKLRAVATDGHRLALAEMLAPEGAVGAPGVIVPRKTVQEARRLLEDAGETVELQVSAQKVRFAFGRAALTSKVIDGSFPDYVRVIPKDNTRILTVDNALFAQAVDRVATISAEKSRSVKMTVESGRIVLTVRNMEAGQAVEEIEVDYDGEPFEIGFNARYLLDVCGQIKGETAEFRFADPASPTLVLDPVDADVQYVLMPLRV, translated from the coding sequence ATGCAGCTTACCATCGAGCGCGCGGCTCTGCTGAAAGCGCTGGGGCATGTTCAGAGCGTCGTCGAACGGCGCAACACCATTCCCATCCTTTCCAACGTGCTCCTGTCCACCAGCCGCGATGCGCTCGCGCTGTCGGCGACCGATCTCGACATGGAGATCATCGACGAGACGCCCGGCCGCGTTGACCAGCCCGGCCAGATCACCGCGCCCGCGCACACCCTCTACGAGATCGTCCGCAAGCTGCCGGAAGGGGCCGAGGTCGAGCTGCGCTACAGCGGCGAAGACCCACGCCTGACCATCGCGGCGGGCCGCTCGCGCTTCAACCTGCCGGTGCTGCCGGCGGGCGATTTCCCGGTGATGTCCTCGGACGGCCTGTCCAGCTCGCTCAGCATCGACACGGTCGACCTGATGCGGCTGATCGACAAGACCCGCTTCGCCATCTCCACCGAGGAGACCCGCTACTACCTGAACGGCCTCTACCTGCACACTGTCGTCGACGGCGGGGTGACCAAGCTGCGCGCCGTGGCCACCGACGGCCACCGCCTGGCCCTGGCCGAGATGCTGGCGCCCGAAGGCGCAGTCGGCGCGCCCGGCGTCATCGTGCCGCGCAAGACCGTGCAAGAGGCCCGGCGCCTGCTGGAAGACGCCGGCGAGACCGTCGAGCTGCAGGTCTCGGCCCAGAAGGTGCGCTTCGCCTTCGGCCGCGCCGCCCTGACCTCCAAGGTGATCGACGGCTCCTTCCCCGACTATGTGCGGGTGATCCCCAAGGACAACACCCGCATCCTGACCGTCGACAACGCCCTGTTCGCCCAGGCGGTGGACCGGGTGGCGACCATTTCGGCGGAGAAGAGCCGTTCGGTGAAGATGACGGTCGAAAGCGGCCGCATCGTGCTCACCGTGCGCAACATGGAGGCCGGCCAGGCGGTCGAGGAGATCGAGGTCGACTACGACGGCGAGCCCTTCGAGATCGGCTTCAACGCCCGCTACCTCTTGGACGTCTGCGGCCAGATCAAGGGCGAGACCGCCGAGTTCCGCTTCGCCGACCCGGCCTCGCCGACCCTGGTCCTGGACCCGGTGGACGCGGACGTGCAGTACGTCCTGATGCCACTGCGCGTGTAG
- the dnaA gene encoding chromosomal replication initiator protein DnaA — protein sequence MTSLANRGGGELEAVWAKASAALKSEMSQDTFNSWLGQAGVRENAAGELYLVTPTGIARDWVRRNAWRRVTELWSQYDPQRRALELRSRAELDTAAPAQDSAGAASPAPAPKAPLQALASPAAEEAETAPRAPGLQERFRFDTFVPGPANEFAHSVAKKVACWSDGHFNPVVFHGPYGFGKTHLLNAIAWEAMRASPGRKVIYLTAERFLQSFVRAMMDRTGPAFKDELRAADLLLIDDVHFIAGKQSSQEELYHTLAALTQDGRRVVFTADRAPNDLTEMDARLRSHLQAGLVCGIEPADRTLRLGILERKLVQLGRPMGQPGLNARPEVLQFLADRFTDSVRELEGALNTLVARVGERVEALNLDEAQAILRPHLRGAEKRITVDDIQKAAAEHYGMKQADLISERRNRAVARPRQAAMWLAKTLTTRSLPDIGRRFGGRDHTTVLHAVRRIEALRQEDPQLARDLEVLTRKLRG from the coding sequence ATGACCAGTCTTGCCAACCGGGGGGGCGGCGAACTGGAAGCGGTCTGGGCCAAGGCCTCGGCCGCGCTCAAGAGCGAGATGAGTCAGGACACCTTCAATTCCTGGCTGGGCCAGGCGGGGGTGCGTGAAAACGCCGCAGGGGAGCTCTATCTGGTCACGCCGACGGGGATCGCGCGAGACTGGGTGCGGCGCAACGCCTGGCGGCGGGTGACCGAGCTGTGGTCGCAGTACGATCCTCAGCGCCGCGCTCTGGAACTGCGCTCGCGGGCGGAGCTGGACACTGCGGCGCCGGCGCAAGACAGCGCTGGCGCAGCCAGCCCGGCGCCGGCGCCCAAGGCCCCACTGCAGGCCCTGGCCAGCCCGGCGGCCGAAGAAGCCGAAACGGCGCCGCGCGCGCCCGGGTTGCAGGAGCGCTTCCGCTTCGACACCTTCGTACCCGGCCCGGCCAACGAATTCGCCCACTCGGTGGCGAAAAAGGTAGCCTGCTGGAGCGACGGCCACTTCAACCCCGTCGTCTTCCATGGCCCCTACGGTTTCGGCAAGACGCACCTTCTGAACGCCATCGCCTGGGAGGCCATGCGCGCCTCGCCCGGCCGCAAGGTGATCTACCTGACCGCCGAGCGGTTCCTGCAAAGCTTCGTGCGGGCGATGATGGACCGCACCGGCCCGGCCTTCAAAGACGAGCTGCGCGCCGCCGACCTGCTCCTGATCGACGATGTGCATTTCATCGCCGGCAAGCAGTCGAGCCAGGAGGAACTGTATCATACCCTCGCCGCCCTGACCCAGGACGGCCGCCGGGTGGTGTTCACCGCCGACCGGGCGCCCAACGACCTGACCGAAATGGATGCCCGGCTGCGCTCGCACCTTCAGGCGGGTCTGGTCTGCGGTATCGAGCCGGCCGACCGCACGCTTCGCCTCGGCATCCTCGAGCGCAAACTGGTCCAGCTCGGCCGGCCGATGGGCCAGCCTGGCCTGAACGCCCGGCCCGAGGTGCTGCAATTCCTGGCCGACCGGTTCACCGACAGCGTGCGCGAGCTGGAAGGCGCCCTGAACACCCTGGTCGCCCGGGTGGGCGAGCGGGTCGAAGCGCTGAACCTGGACGAGGCCCAAGCGATCCTTCGGCCCCACCTGCGCGGCGCCGAAAAGCGCATCACCGTCGACGACATCCAGAAGGCGGCGGCCGAGCACTACGGCATGAAGCAGGCCGACCTGATCTCGGAACGTCGCAATCGCGCCGTGGCCCGTCCGCGCCAGGCGGCCATGTGGCTGGCCAAGACCCTGACCACGCGCTCGTTGCCGGACATCGGCCGGCGCTTCGGCGGGCGCGACCACACCACCGTGTTGCACGCCGTGCGCCGCATCGAGGCCCTGCGCCAGGAAGACCCCCAACTGGCCCGCGACCTGGAAGTCCTGACCCGCAAGCTGCGGGGCTGA
- the ubiE gene encoding bifunctional demethylmenaquinone methyltransferase/2-methoxy-6-polyprenyl-1,4-benzoquinol methylase UbiE yields MSSTTASFGFKDVDPAEKPRLVRGVFDRVASRYDLMNDLMSAGVHRIWKDMTAARMNPQPGEVIVDCAGGTGDMAMRYAKMARAAQVRRGGEDARILVVDYNAEMIAAGRARGGAPEIAWAVGDAQKLPLPDACADAYSIAFGIRNVTDIPAALREARRVLKPGGRFLCLEFSRPTTEALRGAYDAYSFKVIPAIGGLVAKDRESYQYLVESIRRFPDQETFARMMREAGFAKVTVTNFTGGVAALHQGWALSR; encoded by the coding sequence ATGAGCAGCACCACCGCCAGCTTCGGTTTCAAGGATGTCGACCCGGCCGAGAAGCCGCGCCTGGTGCGCGGCGTGTTCGACCGGGTGGCCAGCCGCTACGACCTGATGAACGACCTGATGAGCGCAGGCGTGCATAGGATCTGGAAGGACATGACCGCGGCGCGGATGAACCCGCAGCCGGGCGAGGTGATCGTCGACTGCGCCGGCGGCACCGGCGACATGGCCATGCGCTACGCCAAGATGGCCCGCGCCGCCCAGGTCCGCCGCGGCGGCGAGGACGCCCGTATCCTGGTGGTGGACTATAATGCGGAGATGATCGCCGCCGGCCGGGCCCGCGGCGGCGCGCCGGAGATCGCCTGGGCGGTGGGCGACGCGCAAAAGCTGCCTCTGCCGGACGCCTGCGCCGACGCCTATTCCATCGCCTTCGGCATCCGGAACGTCACCGACATTCCGGCGGCCTTGCGCGAGGCGCGGCGGGTCCTGAAGCCCGGCGGCCGGTTCCTGTGCCTGGAGTTCTCCCGGCCGACCACCGAGGCCTTGCGGGGCGCCTATGACGCCTATTCCTTCAAGGTGATTCCGGCGATCGGCGGCCTGGTGGCCAAGGACCGCGAGTCCTACCAGTACTTGGTAGAGAGCATCCGCCGGTTTCCCGACCAGGAGACCTTCGCCCGGATGATGCGCGAGGCGGGCTTCGCCAAGGTCACGGTCACCAACTTCACCGGCGGCGTCGCCGCCCTGCACCAGGGCTGGGCCCTCTCTCGATAA
- the recF gene encoding DNA replication/repair protein RecF (All proteins in this family for which functions are known are DNA-binding proteins that assist the filamentation of RecA onto DNA for the initiation of recombination or recombinational repair.) produces MTRAVLRQLTLTDFRGYERAALPMDGRPVYLFGPNGAGKTNLLEAVSLLSAGRGLRNAAIAEIGRRLPGEAAGRAWAVAAEVESDPAEEPVRLGTGTEAPGAARRLVRAQGEPAMPGRLADHLRLVWLTPQQDRLFLEGASERRRFFDRLVFAAEPGHAAQAASYEKALRERARLLAEEGPDPDWLTALEARLAEAGARMAEARVRTLVALKAEIDGRADRPFPQADLDLTGPFEQMALAGAPTEEIEAQIARALLAGRPRDAAAGRSLTGPHRTDLSVRHREKDRPAAECSTGEQKALILNLVLAQAARLSGAKSAPNPVVLLDEVAAHLDPLRRAALFDEIEALGLQAFLTGTEEALFSDLKGRAQGVHVDAASLAIVDDE; encoded by the coding sequence ATGACCCGCGCCGTCCTGCGCCAGCTGACCCTGACCGACTTCCGCGGCTATGAGCGCGCCGCCCTGCCCATGGACGGGCGGCCGGTCTATCTGTTCGGGCCCAATGGGGCGGGCAAGACCAACCTTCTGGAGGCGGTCAGCCTACTGTCGGCCGGGCGGGGCTTGCGCAACGCCGCCATCGCCGAGATCGGCCGCCGCCTGCCGGGCGAGGCCGCGGGCCGCGCCTGGGCCGTCGCGGCCGAGGTCGAGAGCGACCCCGCTGAGGAGCCGGTCCGCCTGGGCACGGGGACCGAGGCCCCCGGCGCGGCCCGCCGGCTGGTCCGCGCCCAGGGCGAGCCGGCGATGCCCGGTCGCCTGGCCGATCACCTGCGCCTGGTCTGGCTGACCCCGCAGCAGGACCGCCTGTTCCTGGAGGGCGCCAGCGAGCGGCGGCGCTTCTTCGACCGACTGGTGTTCGCCGCCGAGCCCGGCCACGCCGCCCAGGCGGCGTCTTACGAGAAGGCCCTGCGCGAGCGCGCCCGGCTCCTGGCCGAGGAGGGGCCGGACCCCGACTGGCTGACCGCGCTGGAAGCGCGCCTGGCCGAGGCCGGGGCGCGGATGGCCGAGGCCCGCGTCCGCACCCTCGTCGCGCTCAAGGCCGAGATCGACGGCCGGGCCGACCGGCCCTTTCCCCAGGCCGACCTGGACCTTACCGGCCCCTTCGAGCAGATGGCGCTCGCGGGCGCGCCAACCGAGGAGATCGAGGCCCAGATCGCCCGCGCGCTCTTGGCCGGGCGCCCACGCGACGCCGCCGCCGGGCGCAGCCTGACCGGCCCGCACCGCACCGATCTTTCCGTCCGTCATCGGGAAAAGGACCGCCCGGCCGCCGAATGCTCCACGGGTGAGCAGAAAGCCCTGATTTTGAACCTGGTTTTGGCCCAGGCTGCGCGACTTTCGGGTGCGAAATCCGCACCGAATCCTGTAGTGTTGCTCGATGAGGTCGCCGCGCACCTGGACCCGCTCCGGCGTGCGGCCCTCTTCGATGAAATCGAGGCGCTGGGCCTGCAGGCTTTCCTGACCGGGACCGAAGAAGCGCTGTTTAGCGACCTGAAGGGGCGAGCCCAGGGCGTTCATGTGGACGCCGCCAGTCTCGCCATTGTGGACGACGAATGA
- the mutM gene encoding bifunctional DNA-formamidopyrimidine glycosylase/DNA-(apurinic or apyrimidinic site) lyase: protein MPELPEVETVRRGLQPVLEGARLSRVEQRRPDLRFPLPEGFVQRLTGARIEALERRAKYLLARLDRDETLVMHLGMTGRFEIEGGPCRARPGEFALAAPADPKHAHVVFHTEAGPVVTFFDPRRFGYMDLIETGKLGDHAWFAGLGPEPLGPGFGAAHLASELAGRRQAIKTLLLDQRIVAGLGNIYVCEALWRARISPLKPGGEIRPAALKTLVQAVREVLEEAIEAGGSTLRDYASADGALGYFQHSFAAYGREGEPCRTPRCRGAIERAVQGGRSTFFCATCQK, encoded by the coding sequence ATGCCCGAACTTCCCGAGGTCGAAACCGTCCGCCGCGGCCTGCAGCCGGTGCTCGAAGGCGCGCGCCTCTCGCGGGTCGAACAGCGCCGGCCGGACCTGCGCTTCCCCTTGCCCGAGGGCTTCGTCCAGCGCCTGACCGGGGCGCGGATCGAGGCGCTGGAGCGGCGGGCCAAGTACCTCTTGGCCCGGCTCGACCGGGACGAGACCCTGGTCATGCACCTCGGCATGACCGGCCGCTTCGAGATCGAGGGGGGGCCCTGCCGCGCGCGGCCGGGGGAATTCGCCCTCGCTGCACCGGCCGACCCCAAGCACGCCCATGTGGTGTTCCACACCGAGGCCGGCCCTGTGGTCACCTTCTTCGACCCCCGGCGCTTCGGCTACATGGACCTGATCGAGACCGGGAAGCTGGGCGATCACGCCTGGTTCGCGGGCCTCGGCCCCGAGCCGCTGGGCCCGGGCTTCGGTGCCGCCCATCTCGCGAGCGAACTGGCCGGACGTCGCCAGGCGATCAAGACCCTGCTGCTCGACCAGCGCATCGTCGCCGGCCTCGGCAACATCTATGTCTGCGAGGCCCTGTGGCGCGCGCGCATCTCGCCGCTGAAGCCCGGCGGAGAGATCAGGCCCGCAGCGCTGAAGACCCTGGTCCAGGCCGTGCGCGAGGTTTTGGAAGAAGCGATCGAGGCCGGTGGCTCCACCTTGCGCGACTACGCCTCGGCCGACGGGGCGCTGGGCTATTTCCAGCACAGCTTCGCCGCCTATGGCCGCGAGGGTGAGCCCTGCCGCACGCCGCGCTGCCGGGGCGCGATCGAGCGCGCGGTCCAAGGCGGCCGCTCGACCTTCTTCTGCGCGACCTGCCAGAAATAG
- a CDS encoding TraB/GumN family protein, whose product MFKLLRSLLAAVLVAFSAGAAQAQPPVWIVKGHGSTLVLFGSVHLLPPGLDWRPPALNDAIAHASDLWFEIPLDDASALAASQLAIKVGMEPPGVTLSSQLPPKDRERLAAMAQRYGVPIAGLDRLKPWLAEVTLSVAAYAQEGAEQNDGVEHALSSTAPATLARFAFETPEQQIGYLSQAPTHDQLASLRETLGELEEGRAKYDRLIAAWMAGDTAGIRAEAVDPLKEEAPGVYKALVVDRNRRWVKVMQRRLAQPGVSVMVVGVGHLVGPDSVPAMLRKQGLVVEGP is encoded by the coding sequence ATGTTCAAGCTACTCCGCTCCCTCCTCGCCGCCGTCCTGGTGGCCTTCAGCGCCGGCGCGGCGCAGGCCCAGCCGCCGGTGTGGATCGTCAAGGGCCACGGCTCGACCCTGGTCCTGTTCGGCTCGGTGCACCTTTTGCCGCCCGGGCTCGACTGGCGGCCGCCGGCCCTGAACGACGCCATAGCTCACGCCAGCGACCTCTGGTTCGAGATCCCGCTGGACGACGCCTCGGCGCTGGCGGCCAGCCAGCTGGCCATCAAGGTCGGCATGGAGCCCCCGGGCGTCACCCTGAGCTCGCAACTGCCGCCTAAGGACCGCGAGCGCCTGGCCGCCATGGCCCAGCGCTACGGCGTGCCGATCGCCGGGCTCGACCGGCTGAAGCCCTGGCTGGCCGAGGTCACCCTTTCGGTCGCCGCCTACGCCCAGGAGGGCGCCGAGCAGAACGATGGGGTGGAGCACGCCCTGTCCTCGACGGCGCCGGCCACGCTGGCGCGTTTCGCCTTCGAGACCCCGGAGCAGCAGATCGGCTATCTGTCCCAGGCGCCGACCCATGACCAGCTCGCGTCCCTGCGCGAAACCCTGGGGGAACTGGAGGAGGGCCGAGCGAAGTACGACCGCTTGATCGCCGCCTGGATGGCGGGCGATACGGCCGGGATCCGGGCCGAGGCCGTGGACCCGCTGAAAGAAGAGGCGCCCGGTGTCTACAAGGCGCTCGTGGTCGACCGGAACCGGCGCTGGGTGAAGGTGATGCAGAGACGCCTGGCGCAGCCCGGAGTCAGTGTGATGGTCGTCGGGGTCGGCCACCTGGTCGGGCCCGACAGCGTGCCGGCCATGCTACGCAAGCAGGGTCTTGTGGTGGAGGGTCCTTGA
- the ubiB gene encoding 2-polyprenylphenol 6-hydroxylase, giving the protein MSRPAAFVRLIGAVWMLARADALIPREIDPILPPPARLGARFLRLFAGPQARRGRPGERLAAALERMGPAAIKLGQVLSTRADIFGRPFAEDLSHLKDRLAPFPVEVAKAVVARELDRPVEVVFATFEPPIAAASIAQAHPATLHDGRKVAVKVLRPGIEKRIARDVETLELAGRLAELFGPEARRLEPRALTSIVARALELELDLRLEAAGASELAEVMTADGFMRAPGVVWEGVSRRVLTLDWAEGMPLSDPKALEQPGIDRKAIADNLIRAFLAQAMDHGVFHADLHEGNLFVAAPDRIVAVDFGIVGRLDAVARRHLAEILWGFLQRDYMRVAKAHFDAGYVPRHHSVEAFAQALRAVGEPNVGRPSAAVSMGRLLGQLFEITALFDMRLRPELVLLQKTMVTVEGVSRAIDPGHNLWASAEPVVRRWIMRELSPAAKIKDLAQDGVKALQALARLAEAREAAPPVVVVEPNPWPGRLGWLVAGAALAAAGIWGWLRLQGLA; this is encoded by the coding sequence ATGAGCCGGCCCGCCGCCTTTGTCCGGCTGATCGGCGCCGTCTGGATGCTGGCGCGGGCCGACGCCCTCATTCCGCGCGAGATCGATCCGATCCTGCCGCCGCCGGCGCGGCTGGGCGCGCGCTTCTTGCGCCTGTTCGCCGGCCCGCAGGCCAGGCGCGGCCGGCCAGGCGAGCGGCTGGCGGCGGCGCTGGAACGGATGGGGCCGGCGGCGATCAAGCTGGGCCAAGTGCTGTCGACCCGCGCCGACATCTTCGGCCGCCCCTTCGCCGAGGACCTGTCGCACCTGAAGGATCGGCTGGCGCCCTTCCCGGTCGAGGTGGCCAAGGCCGTGGTGGCGCGCGAACTCGATCGGCCGGTCGAGGTGGTGTTCGCCACCTTCGAGCCGCCGATCGCCGCCGCCTCCATCGCCCAGGCCCATCCCGCGACCCTGCACGACGGGCGCAAGGTGGCGGTCAAGGTGCTGCGGCCGGGGATCGAAAAGCGCATCGCCCGCGACGTCGAGACCCTGGAGTTGGCCGGGCGCCTGGCCGAACTGTTCGGACCCGAGGCCCGGCGGCTGGAGCCGCGCGCCCTGACCAGCATCGTCGCCCGGGCGCTGGAGCTGGAGCTGGATCTCAGGCTCGAGGCCGCGGGCGCCAGCGAACTGGCCGAGGTCATGACCGCCGACGGCTTCATGCGGGCGCCGGGCGTGGTCTGGGAGGGGGTCTCGCGCCGGGTGCTGACCCTGGACTGGGCCGAAGGCATGCCGCTGTCGGACCCCAAGGCCCTGGAACAGCCCGGGATCGATCGCAAGGCCATAGCCGACAACCTGATCCGCGCCTTCCTGGCCCAGGCCATGGACCACGGGGTGTTCCACGCCGACCTGCACGAGGGCAACCTGTTCGTCGCCGCGCCGGACCGGATCGTGGCCGTCGACTTCGGCATCGTCGGGCGGCTGGACGCGGTCGCCCGCCGTCACCTGGCCGAGATCCTGTGGGGCTTCCTCCAGCGCGACTATATGCGCGTGGCCAAGGCCCATTTCGACGCCGGCTATGTGCCGCGCCACCACTCGGTGGAGGCCTTCGCCCAGGCCCTGCGCGCCGTCGGCGAGCCCAATGTCGGCCGGCCCTCGGCGGCGGTCTCCATGGGGCGGCTCCTGGGCCAGCTGTTCGAGATCACCGCCCTGTTTGACATGCGCCTGAGGCCCGAGTTGGTCCTGTTGCAGAAGACCATGGTCACGGTCGAGGGCGTCAGCCGCGCGATCGACCCGGGGCATAACCTTTGGGCCTCGGCCGAGCCGGTGGTGCGCCGCTGGATCATGCGCGAGCTGTCGCCGGCGGCGAAGATCAAGGACTTGGCCCAGGACGGGGTGAAGGCCCTTCAGGCCCTCGCCCGCCTGGCCGAGGCGCGCGAGGCCGCCCCGCCGGTCGTGGTGGTCGAGCCCAACCCCTGGCCGGGGCGGCTGGGTTGGCTGGTGGCAGGCGCCGCCCTGGCGGCGGCGGGGATCTGGGGCTGGCTTCGGCTTCAGGGCTTGGCTTGA